A window of Trichocoleus sp. FACHB-46 genomic DNA:
TTGAAAATCTTCACTTTAATGGTGCTCATGATTTAGACAGTTCAAACTGTAAAAACTTTTCAACCCAAAGGTACCTTTAATTAGCTGCCTTTGGGTTTTCAATTATTTAATGGAGCCAGCTCAGTCCAAAGGCCAAAATCCTCTAGAGCTTTGCCATTTTTAACGTCTACCGTTTTTTATCAAAGACCAATAAAAAAGCAAGCTACCAGGAACTAGTAACTTGCCATTGCATTATCCAAGGAAAAGTTTTAAGTAACTGCGAGATTATGATTAGACTGTAGCTAGCTCAGGACGCTTGCTGTTGCGGATACCTTCGATCGCAGTTGCATAATCGGGTGCATTGAAGACTGCAGAACCAGCCACGACCGCGTTAGCACCTGCTTCTAAAACTTGCCAAGTATTGTTAGCCTTGAGGCCACCATCCACTTCAATCCAAGGATCGAGACCTCGCTCATCACAGATTTGACGCAGTTTGCGAATCTTAGGCAGGACCGCAGGAATAAAGCTTTGACCACCAAAGCCAGGGTTGACACTCATGATCAAAATGAGGTCACAAACTTCTAGAACGTAGTCAATCAATTCTAGTGGGGTAGAGGGATTGAGGACTACGCCAGCTTTCTTACCGAGTTCTCTAATTTGACAGAGGGTGCGATGCAGGTGGGGAGAAGCATTGTGCTCGCAATGTACAGAGATAATATCGGCTCCAGCCTTAGCAAAACCTTCTACGTACTTCTCTGGTTCCACAATCATCAGGTGGACATCTAAAGGCTTCTGAGTTACGGGGCGAATCGCTTCTACAATCAGCGGACCAATTGTGATGTTAGGAACAAAGCGGCCATCCATCACATCTACGTGAATCCAGTCTGCTCCTGCTGCATCTACTGCACGAATTTCGTCTCCCAAACGGCTAAAGTCGGCTGATAGGATGGATGGAGCGATAACTATCTGTTTCTCGGATTGCGGCTGCGTCATGGCGAACGATTTCTCCCGTGTCCTCTGTCGTATCCAGTTTAACAAAATGTTTAAAAAATATTTAATTAGAAGGTTGTCATTTGATCCTCAAATCCCCCTTGGCTTGTAAAGATTTCGTGGAGGAGAGGCTGTGACTCAGCCGTGGATGTTGAACAGCTTAGCAGGGTTATGGGGAGGACTCAGTGTTACTGTTCTGCCTGCCTCCTTCCAGGTTGCTGGAAGCTCGCTGGGTGAAGCGGGCATTGATGCCTATCGGTTGCAAGCTCCCCCCTACAACCTTACGGGCAACAAAGTTGCGATTGGTCAGGTAGAAATCGGTCGTCCGGGTAAGTTTGGTGTCGATAAGGCCGTTAATCAAAGCTGGGCGATCGCGCTGTTGCGGGTCTTCTTTCGAGATGGCCCTGCTAAAGGCAACACCCACGTTGATGGTCACGCTCAAAATGTGGCCAGCATCATGGTTAGCGCTGATCCAACCATGCGGGGCGTAGCACCTAAAGCGCGGCTTTATGCGTCTGCGGTTGGCTTATTGCAGCGTAACGGCCAACCAGAAGAATGTTTATCAGCCCAGCATGTGGCGCAGCAAAATGGGGGAGACATCCGGGCCATTAACTTCAGCTTTGGGGAATCGCTACAACAAGACCCGCGCCCCAGAGCCCGTCTTGATGGCAATGCCCTACTCACCCAATGTCTAGATTGGTCCACTCGCGCCCATGACGTTTTGTATGTTGTCGCTGGTAATCAGGGGAGAGGAGGCATTTCCATTCCCACGGACAACTTTAATGGCGTAAATGTCGCTTTTACTCGCCGTTTAACCAGTAATGGGCCTTTTGCGCAGGTAGATGCAGCTAACTTAGGTGATGAGGTTATTTCCCCATCCCAGCGATCGCTTGGTCTGGAGAGCAACGTGGGTCCGCGTCGCGCTATTAGCTTGGTGGCTCCTGGCAGTAACATCGTGGCGCTGAACCCAGATGGCAAAACCACCAGAGTTACTGGTACCAGTTTTGCGGCACCCCACGTCACAGCTAGCGTGGCTTTGTTACAAGAATTTGGCGATGCTGCGATGCGCCGAAAAAGCAATCAGTGGGGGTTGGATGCTCGCCGCCACGAAGTGATGAAAGCAGTTTTGCTCAACTCAGCAGATAAAGTCCGAGACCGAGGCGACGGTTGGACTTTAGGCATGAGCCGCACCATTTTGGATCGCAATCAGCAAGACTGGTTCGCTTCAGATGCCTACCGCGATCGCACGATTCCCCTCAACCTGCATATGGGCACGGGACAACTCAACACGTTTCGCGCCTACCAACAATTTCAACCAGGCCAATGGAACCCAACAACGCCAGTTCCTCCGATTGGTTGGGATTACAGAACTGTAGCGACGCAAGCGAAGAGTTCGTTTCAGGACTATGTGCTGGAGCAGCCTCTACAACAAGGCAGCTTTGTCTCTGTCACCTTGGCTTGGGCTCGGCGAGTGGAGTTACAAGACCAAAATCGCAATGGTGAGTATGATATCAACGAGAGCTTTAGCGATCGCGGCCTGAATAATCTAGATCTGTATTTGATGCGAGCTGAGGATAATGACCCAGCGGATAGCATCTGGGCCTCGGTTAGTGAAGTTGATAGCGTTGAGCATATTTTTTACGCGATTCCTACGACGGGGCGGTATAAAATCCGGGTTCTGTATCGCCAGCAGATGAATCAAGCAACTCAACCCTATGGGCTGGCTTGGTGGACTGTTCCGGCTCGTTAAACCAGATTGTGCCTGTGGTTTGGATACTTGTTTGGGCCATTGTTTGGGCAGTTGGGGGCGGATTATTAGGCGCGGTAGGGGGTGCCATCTGGGGGCCTGTGAATGCCGCGATCGCGGCTACGATCCTGACTTCAATTGGCAGTGTGACTAGTGCAGCGCTGTTCTGGGGAGTTTGCTGGCTGCTGCCTGAGGCTATCGTGCCGCTACAAGCGAATCTGCCTCATTTTGAGTCGATTGGCGCGGTGATCGTGGTGATCATGGGTGGGGCTTTAAGCAATTCCTTATTTAGTGCTCGGCCCCAAATCCCAAATGTGATTTTTTGGAGCGTTTATGGCACTTGCTTAGGGGGCATCGTCGGTAGCCTCGGAAGTCTGATTAGCCTCCTAGTTACCAGTATTACCCCAGAAGTCCTAATGGCTGCGATCGCCGCAGGTTCAGGTTATGCGGGCTATGGAGCGAGTCTTGGGGTGATAGGTGGTTTGCTCAATACGCTCTTGGCGTCTCAGCTGAGCTTTTTCTTTCAGCCAACTTTGGGTTCCATGTCGGGGGCTTTGTGGTCAGGAGCGCTAGGAGCAGTCCTAGGTACTATTGTTGGAGCCATGATTGGGGCGGCGATCGGCTTTATTTTTGTTCCTGGGGTGGCAACGGCGATCGCGCTCTGTACTGTGATGCTGGTGAGCAGCGGTCTGTGGATATTGAGCTGGAGCTACAAATAAAGCCACATAGAATCAGCATGCCTAGCAGCTTCTGGATTACACAGTTGCCAAACTCAGTGACCAACCGTAATGAGATGTTGCGGAAAAGGTAACTACCCGGTGCTTTTATCCCGACCAGACTAATCTAGGGGAGGAAAGTTTTTCATCCCTGAGCCGCAGAGCAGCCTCATGAATTTACGGTCATTGCAACGAGTTGGCACGATTACCGCTGGCACCCTGTTACTGCTTAGCTTGGTCGGTAGCTGGCAACTGGTGACGCTTAGCGCTGCCCAGGCACGGCCTAATGCTTCTGTGCGGCCTCAGGCTCAGGCAACCACTTCGCAGTCAGAGGCCCTTGATCGTAAACTTGTGACTGCCAACACCACCTTTGGCTTCAAGCTATTTGCCCAAGCTCTGAAAGCTGATGCTGGCAAGAATGTATTTATCTCACCCTCCAGTGTTGCGATCGCCTTAGCGATGACCTACAACGGAGCCGAGGGAGAGACGCAGCAAGCAATGGCGAAAGCGCTGGAACTGCAAGGGTTAAGCTTAGCGGACGTGAACCGCAGCAATGCAGCCCTGATCTCAGGATTGCAAAAAGCAGACCCAGCGGTAGAAGTAGCGATCGCCAACTCGTTGTGGACCCAAAAAGGCACGGGATTCCAACGAGAATTTTTGCAGCGCAACCAACAGTTCTACAAAGCCCAAATCACGGAACTGGATTTCACCCAGCCTCAGGCAGCTAGCCAGATCAACCGTTGGGTGCAGCAGAAGACCCGAGGTAAAATCAGCCAGATTGTGGACCAAGTGCAACCGAATTTGGTGCTGTTGCTACTCAATGCGGTCTATTTCAAAGGCAAGTGGAGCGAAGCCTTCGACGCAGCAGCTACGGTAGAGCGTCCTTTTACGCTGGCGAATGGTACCCGCAAGCAGCACCCCCTGATGACCCAAACCGGGGAATACGATTATTACGAAACTAATAAGTTTCAAGCGGTAAGCCTGCCTTATGGAGAAGGGCGCTTGAGCTTGTATCTGTTTTTGCCTAAATCTAAATCTAATCTGCCGTCCTTCTACCGCGATTTAACCGCCGCTAATTGGGAGCAATGGATGAAGGAGTTCCGAAATCGTCCCGGTTCCGTTCAAATTCCCAAGTTCAAGCTAGAGTACGACCTCAATCTCAACAACGCGTTGAAAACGTTGGGCATGGGCATTGCTTTCAATGGCAGCAAGGCAGATTTCTCGGGAATGAGTCAGGCAGATTTGGCGATCGATCAGGTGCGACACAAAACCTTTGTGGAAGTCAACGAAGTCGGCACTGAAGCAACAGCAGCAACTTCGGTAGAGATGATCGTCACCTCAACTCAATTTCCACCAACGCCGTTCAAGCTAGTGGCCGATCGCCCCTTCTTTTACGCAATCCGAGACAATCAAACAGGTAGCTTGCTGTTCATGGGTTCGATGGTAAATCCTCAGACCTAGGCTCGAATTGGGTGGAGCGCTAAGCTTCTGGTACCTCTTTGAGCGTGGGGTCTTCTGGCGGGTGCATGGGTGCGGTTTCCACAATCGTACGTGGAGCAGCGAGACTGGGCCCTTCCGTCACAAAATTGTGACTTGCGGCTTGGCCGAGGTTGGGCGATCGCAAGGCCATTAAAGCAGTCTTGATCACGACTGCTGTGGGCACCGCCACAATTACACCGAGCAATCCACCGACCCGTGCCCCTGCCAAAATAGAGATTAGGACCCAGACTGGGTTTAGGCCTGTCATACTGCCCAAGATTCGGGGGGCAATCAAGTTTTCCAGAATCTGCTGGACGATGACCGAGGCAATCAAGACTCGCAGCCCTAGCCACACGTTTTGCAAAGTTACCAGTAGCGTCACGAGGGCAATGCCGACGGTACCGCCAAAGGGCACCAAGGCCATCAAACCAATGGTCAAGCCAAACAACAAGCCAAAAGGCACCTTCAACCACAAAAATGTGGGAATCAAGGCGGAGGCCATGCAGGTGGCAAGAATCAACTGCCCAATGAAAAAGTTCTGAAAACTCAGTCGCAACGTCTGGGTGAAAGGCTGACGCACGGGAGCGGGTAGCCACTCGACTACGCTGAACCAGAGGCGATCGCTGTGTTGCAGCAAGTAAAACGACAGCACAATGGTCAATAGACCATCTAGCAAACTTGTAACTGTAATTACCGCCAAGTTGAGTGCTTGCCCTGCAATTCCTTGTAATTGTCCCTTCAAGCGATCGTTGATTTGCACTACCAAGGCATCAAAATTAACGGGCAAATTCAACGCTTCCGCCCGCTCATTCAACATCAGCAATTGCCGCCGCCCAGAGTCAATCCAGTCGGGCAAGCGACTGACTAATTGTTGAGCTTGGCTGAACACCAAAGGCACCAGCGTCACGCCCAAGGCCAACAACACCGACAAAGCTAACAGAAACACCAAAATTGCTGCTTGCTGCCGTTGTGCGCCATGCCGCTCCAACCAACTGACTGGGTAGTTGAGCAGAAAGGCGATCAAAGACGCGCCAATCAAAATCACAATCAGGGAGTGGAAGTACTCGAACATCAACGCCAGTGCCCAAGCATTCAGCACGAGGAGGGGTGCTGCCAGCGCGATCGCCAAAAAGCGCGGAAACGGCTTGAGAGATTGCCACCAATTCAACAGCCGCCGAGCTTGCGTAGGCCGCTGGACAGGGGGTTCAGATTGAGTTTTTAGTTGCAACCGATCATCAGCCACGGAGGTCAAGCCCAATCTAGTAAATAAACTCTAGTAAGAGTATTACCAAGGATGAATATTCTTCGCTAGACAGAGCAAGCCTGGTTCGGCCTAGCTCTACATTCAATGTAAGAGAATCTGCTCAGAAAAAAAGCTATCCCAGGTTTGAGAGGCGAAGGATTTAGGCATGTGTGGACGATTTACTCAGAGCCAATCCGCAGCAACCATTGCTGCCACATTTCACTTAGCGGCAGTACCTGATCTCGCACCCCGGTACAATATTGCGCCGACGCAGCCGATCATGGCAATTCTCGCGACCGCAGAACCCGCAGAACCGCCCGAGCGACAGTTGCGACAGTTGCGCTGGGGACTGATTCCCAGTTGGGCTAAAGATATGAGTATGGGATCTCGGTTGATTAATGCTCGCTCGGAAACAGTGGCGGAGAAGCCTGCTTTTAGATCAGCATTTCGGCAAAGACGTTGCCTGATTGTGGCAGATGGTTTTTATGAGTGGCAGCGCTTAGAGAAGAAAAAGCAACCCTTCTACTTCCGGCTGCAAGATCAGCAACCGTTTGCCTTCGCAGGGCTGTGGGAGCATTGGCAAACCCCAGAGGGCGATCGCCTTGATTCCTGCACCATTCTCACTACTCAAGCCAATGCGTTACTCAGCTCAATTCACGATCGCATGCCAGTGATTTTGCCTCCGGAAAGCCATGACTTGTGGCTTGATCCCACTGTGCGCGAGCCTGAGCAGTTGCAACCCTGGCTCCAGCCTTATGCAGCCGAGGCTATGACTGCTTACCCGGTTAGCACCAAAGTCAACAGTCCTGCCTATGACCATGCTGAATGTATCAACAGTCTTTAACTTGCTGGAGCACCGTTCTCACCTTTCTGTATTCCAGGTCTAAGCGGGGCAGCAAAACCACGGCTTCTTCCAGCGTTGCCTGACACGCGATCGCTTCCAGTTCTTGGCAAAGCTCAGCTAGTGGCAAAGCCCCGACCATCACACTCAAAGATTTCCAGGTTTGGGCGGCTTGATGTAAAGCGGCTGGATCGTGATTCGTCACCGCTAGGGCGATCGCCTGCATCAAATCAGCGGCTTCCTCTAGATAACTGTCAATTGCCTGGTAGAAGCTACTGGCAGCTAGGTCTTCGCCCTGTTGCAAAGACTGCAATATTTCCAAATCAATTACAGTCTCTAGCGCCCCAAAGGCAAAAGTACTAGCTTTTTGGGCTGTTATAGCCTGACCCTCTCGCAGCACCCGCATTAATTCTTCGACTCGAATCGGCTTGCTGATATAGTCATCCATCCCTGCTTGCAGACAAACTTCTCGGTCTCCTTGCATGGCGTTGGCAGTCATGGCAACAATGCGAGGCCGCTCAGTCACCGACCAAGCCTGACAAATCTGTTTTGTTGCCGTCAAGCCATCCATTTCGGGCATCTGCATGTCCATCAGAATCAGGTCATAACGCTGGCGGCGCAGAGCAACTAATACTTCCAAGCCATTACCTGCCACATCAGCGCGGTAGCCCATCCGTTGCAGCAAATGCAAGGCTACTTTTTGGTTGACTACATTGTCTTCAGCTAGCAGGATTCGTAAAGGATGTTGCGCCGCCAGCCAAGGAATCTCAGCTTTGACTTCCGAAGCCCGCAGGCTAGCAGATGAAGCAGAGCCTGCATCTGGTCCCCAAACTTGCATCAGGAGTTCGTAGAAGTGCGATTGCTTAATCGGTTTACTCAGGATTGCAGCAATCTTAATCGAGCTTAGCTCGGTCTGGGCTTTGGAATTGCCTACAGAGCTCAGCAGGGCGAGGGGGACGGTTTGACCTTGCGGCTGTTGGCGAATCGCTGTCGCCAAGCTCAAGCCATCAAAGCCTGGAACCTGCGGGTCCAGCATCACCAAATCGAAGGCGGGAGTTTGCGTAATTTGCTCCAAGGCTGCCTGGCTAGAACCGACGGCTTCAGCCGTGACGCCCCACATCTGAGCTTGTTGAACCAAGATTTGGCGAATTGTCACATTGCCTTCCACGATCAGCAGTCGTTTTCCAGCAAACTGGGGCGATCGCATTGATAGCTCGCTCTCTACAGCATCAGGTGTCGCCTCAACCACAATGGAGAAATAGAAAGTAGAGCCTACCCCGACTTCACTCTCCACCCAAATGCGGCCTCCCATCAATTCGCTTAAG
This region includes:
- the rpe gene encoding ribulose-phosphate 3-epimerase — translated: MTQPQSEKQIVIAPSILSADFSRLGDEIRAVDAAGADWIHVDVMDGRFVPNITIGPLIVEAIRPVTQKPLDVHLMIVEPEKYVEGFAKAGADIISVHCEHNASPHLHRTLCQIRELGKKAGVVLNPSTPLELIDYVLEVCDLILIMSVNPGFGGQSFIPAVLPKIRKLRQICDERGLDPWIEVDGGLKANNTWQVLEAGANAVVAGSAVFNAPDYATAIEGIRNSKRPELATV
- a CDS encoding S8 family serine peptidase gives rise to the protein MTQPWMLNSLAGLWGGLSVTVLPASFQVAGSSLGEAGIDAYRLQAPPYNLTGNKVAIGQVEIGRPGKFGVDKAVNQSWAIALLRVFFRDGPAKGNTHVDGHAQNVASIMVSADPTMRGVAPKARLYASAVGLLQRNGQPEECLSAQHVAQQNGGDIRAINFSFGESLQQDPRPRARLDGNALLTQCLDWSTRAHDVLYVVAGNQGRGGISIPTDNFNGVNVAFTRRLTSNGPFAQVDAANLGDEVISPSQRSLGLESNVGPRRAISLVAPGSNIVALNPDGKTTRVTGTSFAAPHVTASVALLQEFGDAAMRRKSNQWGLDARRHEVMKAVLLNSADKVRDRGDGWTLGMSRTILDRNQQDWFASDAYRDRTIPLNLHMGTGQLNTFRAYQQFQPGQWNPTTPVPPIGWDYRTVATQAKSSFQDYVLEQPLQQGSFVSVTLAWARRVELQDQNRNGEYDINESFSDRGLNNLDLYLMRAEDNDPADSIWASVSEVDSVEHIFYAIPTTGRYKIRVLYRQQMNQATQPYGLAWWTVPAR
- a CDS encoding serpin family protein — protein: MNLRSLQRVGTITAGTLLLLSLVGSWQLVTLSAAQARPNASVRPQAQATTSQSEALDRKLVTANTTFGFKLFAQALKADAGKNVFISPSSVAIALAMTYNGAEGETQQAMAKALELQGLSLADVNRSNAALISGLQKADPAVEVAIANSLWTQKGTGFQREFLQRNQQFYKAQITELDFTQPQAASQINRWVQQKTRGKISQIVDQVQPNLVLLLLNAVYFKGKWSEAFDAAATVERPFTLANGTRKQHPLMTQTGEYDYYETNKFQAVSLPYGEGRLSLYLFLPKSKSNLPSFYRDLTAANWEQWMKEFRNRPGSVQIPKFKLEYDLNLNNALKTLGMGIAFNGSKADFSGMSQADLAIDQVRHKTFVEVNEVGTEATAATSVEMIVTSTQFPPTPFKLVADRPFFYAIRDNQTGSLLFMGSMVNPQT
- a CDS encoding AI-2E family transporter, coding for MADDRLQLKTQSEPPVQRPTQARRLLNWWQSLKPFPRFLAIALAAPLLVLNAWALALMFEYFHSLIVILIGASLIAFLLNYPVSWLERHGAQRQQAAILVFLLALSVLLALGVTLVPLVFSQAQQLVSRLPDWIDSGRRQLLMLNERAEALNLPVNFDALVVQINDRLKGQLQGIAGQALNLAVITVTSLLDGLLTIVLSFYLLQHSDRLWFSVVEWLPAPVRQPFTQTLRLSFQNFFIGQLILATCMASALIPTFLWLKVPFGLLFGLTIGLMALVPFGGTVGIALVTLLVTLQNVWLGLRVLIASVIVQQILENLIAPRILGSMTGLNPVWVLISILAGARVGGLLGVIVAVPTAVVIKTALMALRSPNLGQAASHNFVTEGPSLAAPRTIVETAPMHPPEDPTLKEVPEA
- a CDS encoding SOS response-associated peptidase — encoded protein: MCGRFTQSQSAATIAATFHLAAVPDLAPRYNIAPTQPIMAILATAEPAEPPERQLRQLRWGLIPSWAKDMSMGSRLINARSETVAEKPAFRSAFRQRRCLIVADGFYEWQRLEKKKQPFYFRLQDQQPFAFAGLWEHWQTPEGDRLDSCTILTTQANALLSSIHDRMPVILPPESHDLWLDPTVREPEQLQPWLQPYAAEAMTAYPVSTKVNSPAYDHAECINSL